The nucleotide sequence CCAACAGGTTAAGAACTACAAGAATAATAAGGAATTTGCTTCACGGAAGGTCGCTTCGACTTGGTATCTTGAAATGAACCAACGCAAGATTCCATTCTTTAAGAATAAGAATATACGTAAGGCAATTTCATTAGCAATTGACCGTGATCAATTGGCAAACAAGGTGCTAGCCGACGGTTCAGTTGCTGCCAAAGGGTTTGTAGCAACTGACATGTCACTTCACGATGGCAAAGATTTTGCAGACGCATCATACGTTAAGGGTGCAGTTAGTCAAAATCTCGCCCAAGCTAAGAAGTACTGGGCAAAGGGAATGAAAGAAGAGGGCAAAAAATCAGTTTCATTCACATTAATGGGTGATGATACAGACCAAGCCAAGAAGACAAATGAGTTTGTTCAAAGCCAATTGTCAAAACTGCCTGGGTTTAAGGTAACTAACCAGAACTTGCCATACAAGACGAGATTACAACGCTCTGCTGATGGTCAATTCCAGATGGTACTTTCAGGGTGGACTGGTGACTTCCCAGATCCAATTACATTCTTATCATTGATGACATCTCACAACACTTATAACAATGGTCGTTGGGGCAATAAACAATATGATAAGTTGATTGCGAATGCTGAAGGTAAAGACGCTAACAATACTGATAAACGCTGGGACGATATGGTTCAAGCTGAAAAAATATTGGTAAATGATGAAGGGGTCGTTCCACTTTATCAACAAGTTACGCCACAGCTGGTTAAATCAAACATCAAAGGAATTCAATTCTTCCCAACAGCACCAATTTGGGACTGGAGTAAAGTAACGATCAAATAGAACAAATAAGGACCGGCGATATCCAAAAGATGGATATTTTGTCGGTCCTTATTCATATTTATAAGGCTAAATAGTTGACAATCATTAGAAAAAATGAGAATGACTCTTGCTTGATGAAATGAAACTATTTTGGATGATGAAATTCCACTAATAAACCTTGATATAATTTATTTTTCAGTCGGTTCAGGGCTTGAACCGGTTTCAGTAAAACGCATTAACTGTTACTACTATGATGCGTGGTGGCGTTTATGAGTGTTTGTTAAGTAAAAATGATAATGAAAAACAAAATAAAAATGTGCCTTTAGCATTGATTTTAATTTAATTTTAATCTAAAATATATCTATTCTGAATACAGAAAATAAGAGGGGTGCTTATTATGAAATTAAGCTCAGTTGCAAAATTGGGTGGAGTTGCTGTCTTCGCTGCTTTAATCTTAGCAGGTTGTGGTAGTAATTCTTCTCAAGGTGGCAGTTCAAAGACTTTGAACTGGACCGAAAGTGCTAACTTACCAACTATGGATTTGTCAAAGGCTACTGATATTGTGTCAGGTCGGATGACAAACTCTACTGGTGAAGGTTTATTACGTTTAGCTGCCAACAACAAAGTTGTTCCTGGTGTTGCTAAGAGCTACAAGGTTTCTAAGGATGGAAAGACTTGGACTTTCAACCTTCGTAAATCAAATTGGAGTAATGGTAAGCCAGTTACTGCTAAAGACTTCGTCTACTCATGGCAACGGACAGTTAATCCAAAGACTGCATCACAATATGCATACATATTTGGCAACATTGTGAATGCTAACAATGTCAACACTGGCAAACTACCACTTTCTAAGTTAGGGGTAGAAGCTAAGGGAGACTACAAGCTAGTCGTTCACTTGATCAAGCCACAAAGTTTCTTCAAGTACATGGTTGCTCAAACTTACTACTTCCCAGAAAATAAAGCCGCTGTTCAAAAGAACGGTTCTAAGTACGGTACTACAAGTAAAGCACTTGTATACAACGGACCATTCAAGATGACTAACTGGAACGGTACTAACGATTCATGGAAGTTAGTTAAGAATAACCAGTACTGGAACAAGAACAAAGTTAAGTTAGATGCGGTTAACGTTCAAGTTATCAAGGATCCATCAACTGCCTTGAACAGTTACCAAAGCAACAAGATTGATTTCACCACCCTTAACGGTACTCAAGTTAAGCAATACAAGAATAACAAGGAATACCACGTTAACAAGGAAGCTTCAACATTCTATCTAGAAATGAACCGTAAGAAGGATCCGATCTTCAAGAATGCTAATATCCGTAAGGCCTTGTCATACGCAATCGACCGTAAGCAAATGGCTGACAAAGTGTTAGCTGATGGTTCAACTGCTCCTAAGGGCTACGTTCCAGCAAACATGTCTAAGCACAATGGTAAGGACTTTGCTGATGCTGCATACTCAAAGAACGGTGTTTCATACAACTTAGCTCAAGCTAAGAAGTACTGGGCAAAAGGTTTGAAGGAAACTGGTAAGAAGTCAGTTACCTGGAACTTACTTTCTGATGATACAGATGGTGCTAAGAAGTCCACAGAGTTTGTTCAAAGCCAACTCGAAAAACTTCCTGGCTTGAAGATCAATAACCAAAACTTACCATTCAAGACTCGTCTTTCACGTTCAACTGATGGTAACTTCGATTTAGTAATTACCGCTTGGATTGCTGATTACCCAGACCCAAGTAACTTCCTTGATTTGATGACTTCAACCAACTCACAAAACAATGGTAAGTTTAAGAACGCTGAATACGATAAGTTAGTCAAGGATTACGGTGGTAAGGATGCCAACAATGAAACTGCTCGTTGGAATGACATGGTGAAGGCTGAAAAGATTTTAATGGATCAAAACGCCATCATCCCACTTTATCAAACAGGTAAATCTGGTTTACTCAAGTCAAGAGTCAGTGGATTTGAATACTTCCCAACATCTCCAGAATATGGATTTGAAAATGCGTCAGTTAAGTAATTAAACACAAAGTTTACCCAATTGAGACTGGTTAATCTTCCAGTCTCTTTTGCGGTATTACGTACCTAAAAGAAATGAGAGGAATCTCGTATGGTTAAGTATCTCGGAAAAAGAATTTTTTATATTCTTGTTACTTTATTCTTGGTAACAACAATTACCTTTTTCTTGATGAAATACATGCCAGGGACACCGTTTACTAACCAAGCAAAGATGTCACCTGAACAGATTCACCAAGTTAAAGAACAATATGGACTAACTAAGCCACTCTGGTATCAATATTTGGCATATCTTGGTGGGGTTGTTCATGGTGACTTTGGAACCTCATTCCAATTTAGTGACCAACCAGTTTCATATCTGATTGGAACTAGAATTGGACCTTCTCTACAATTGGGTGCTCAAGCCATGGTTGTCGGTGTTATTGCCGGAATCATCTTGGGAGCCTTCGGTGCCGTTAAGAAGGATACTTGGGCTGATACCGCAGCAACTATCGTGGCTATCTTAGGAATTTCAATTCCTTCATTCGTTTTGGCCATCCTGTTGCAATACTACCTAGGGCTTAAATTGAAGCTCTTCCCAATCGCTGATTGGCAAGGATTTGCTTATACGGTTCTACCAACGTTAGCGTTGGCGGCCGCGCCACTGGCTGAGTCGGCCAGGTTTATGCGAACCGAAATGGTTGACGTGCTTAATTCGGACTATATTGAGCTGGCAAAGGCCAAGGGACTCAATAAGTTCGGGATTATTTACCACCACGCCTTGCGGAACAGTTTGATTCCGCTGGTTACCATCGTGGGTCCACTAGCCGTTAACATTATGACTGGTTCAATGGTTGTTGAAAACATCTTCTCAATTCCCGGAATTGGTGAGCAATTCGTTAAGTCAGTTTTGACTAACGATTACCCAACCATCATGGGATTGACGATTATGTACAGTTTCATGTTGTGTGTTGTGTTGTTGATCACTGATATCATGTACGGAATCATTGATCCACGAATTAGAATTAACAAGTAGGAGGAAGAGAATAATGGCAGATAATGCTAAGAAATTATCACCAGATG is from Lentilactobacillus curieae and encodes:
- a CDS encoding peptide ABC transporter substrate-binding protein, whose amino-acid sequence is MKLKSGIKIAGLALLSGLVLAGCGKQSSSESSKKEISWMQINSLTTMDPSKATDQISGQTQNGTNEGLLRMSTDNKVIPGVAKNYTISKDGKTWTFNLRKSKWNDGSAVTAQDFVYAWRRTLNPKTASQYAYIFDHIKNANEVNTGKKPLSALGVKAEGKYKLVVTLAKPQSYFKYLVAQSYFMPQKASYVKKFGAKYGTTANDLAYNGPFVLKGWNGTNDTWTLVKNKNYWNAKAVKLNKINFQTVKDPSTGLNQYQSGKLDVVTLSGQQVKNYKNNKEFASRKVASTWYLEMNQRKIPFFKNKNIRKAISLAIDRDQLANKVLADGSVAAKGFVATDMSLHDGKDFADASYVKGAVSQNLAQAKKYWAKGMKEEGKKSVSFTLMGDDTDQAKKTNEFVQSQLSKLPGFKVTNQNLPYKTRLQRSADGQFQMVLSGWTGDFPDPITFLSLMTSHNTYNNGRWGNKQYDKLIANAEGKDANNTDKRWDDMVQAEKILVNDEGVVPLYQQVTPQLVKSNIKGIQFFPTAPIWDWSKVTIK
- a CDS encoding peptide ABC transporter substrate-binding protein produces the protein MKLSSVAKLGGVAVFAALILAGCGSNSSQGGSSKTLNWTESANLPTMDLSKATDIVSGRMTNSTGEGLLRLAANNKVVPGVAKSYKVSKDGKTWTFNLRKSNWSNGKPVTAKDFVYSWQRTVNPKTASQYAYIFGNIVNANNVNTGKLPLSKLGVEAKGDYKLVVHLIKPQSFFKYMVAQTYYFPENKAAVQKNGSKYGTTSKALVYNGPFKMTNWNGTNDSWKLVKNNQYWNKNKVKLDAVNVQVIKDPSTALNSYQSNKIDFTTLNGTQVKQYKNNKEYHVNKEASTFYLEMNRKKDPIFKNANIRKALSYAIDRKQMADKVLADGSTAPKGYVPANMSKHNGKDFADAAYSKNGVSYNLAQAKKYWAKGLKETGKKSVTWNLLSDDTDGAKKSTEFVQSQLEKLPGLKINNQNLPFKTRLSRSTDGNFDLVITAWIADYPDPSNFLDLMTSTNSQNNGKFKNAEYDKLVKDYGGKDANNETARWNDMVKAEKILMDQNAIIPLYQTGKSGLLKSRVSGFEYFPTSPEYGFENASVK
- the opp3b gene encoding oligopeptide ABC transporter permease, translated to MVKYLGKRIFYILVTLFLVTTITFFLMKYMPGTPFTNQAKMSPEQIHQVKEQYGLTKPLWYQYLAYLGGVVHGDFGTSFQFSDQPVSYLIGTRIGPSLQLGAQAMVVGVIAGIILGAFGAVKKDTWADTAATIVAILGISIPSFVLAILLQYYLGLKLKLFPIADWQGFAYTVLPTLALAAAPLAESARFMRTEMVDVLNSDYIELAKAKGLNKFGIIYHHALRNSLIPLVTIVGPLAVNIMTGSMVVENIFSIPGIGEQFVKSVLTNDYPTIMGLTIMYSFMLCVVLLITDIMYGIIDPRIRINK